The window AACCAAGCCCTTTCAGTTCAACCCTGTCCTGGGCTATTACCTGGCCAAACTGGACCCGGGCCGGATTGTTGCCTTCGACGTGACTCTCAATCAACTCATCCAGCAATGCCCTGGTTGTCTCAACCTCAGAGGTCCCAAGCTTATGACGCACAACTCCCAGCGAGATCAGAGCCAGGATGCATACGATACCAAATGTGACTATAAAGACCGGAAGCGCACTCCTGCACCGTGCAAGGGTCAGGTCATCTTTAGTCAGCCCGAAGGACATAGCCCATTCCCCGCACGGTCTGGATCATTTTTTTGTCAAAATCTTTATCGACCTTATTGCGCAGTCGGCAAACCAGGACATCAACCACATTGGTCTGAGGGTCAAAGTTGTAATCGTATACCCGCTCAAGGATTGTCGTTTTTGAAATAACGGCGCCACTGTTCCGCATCATCAGTTCAAGCAGGGCATATTCCTTGGCCGGCAGTTCAATTTTTTCGCCTGCTCTGGTCACTTCGTGCCTGAGCAGGTCCATTTCAAGCTCACCCGCAGTCAGCATGGTCGGCTGGGCATTCTTTTTGTCTCGTCTGATCAACACCTGGATGCGAACCAGCAACTCGGAAAATGAAAACGGTTTGATCATATAATCATCGCCACCCCGTTGCAGGCCCTGGATACGGTCATCTACCGATTGCCTCGCGCTTAAAATAAGAACTGGGGTATTTACACCGTGCTTTCGCAGCCCTTCGATTACCTGCAGCCCATCCATCTCCGGCAGCATGATATCGACCACCGCGGCGTCATGGATACCCTCCAGCCCCATGCTGAGGCCATCGGTACCGTTATAACAGGCATCAACAGCAAAACCGGCTTCCCGCAAGCCTTTTTCGATGAATCCGGAGATCGTTTTATCGTCTTCTATGAGTAGTATGCGCATGAACCAATTCCTTTCTGGCAGCCATTGAACATCACAGTGCGATCACTGAACAATTTCTGCCCGTGATACCATTACTTTCCCTGCAGGCACGCCGATAGGAAAAATAGTCTTCAGAACAACTGGTGCATCGGCCCGGCAGGATGATTGCCGAATCTGCCAACCCCTGCTCCAAGAGCTGGTCTCTCGATATCTGCCAGAAATCAAACCGGAGCCGGTCGTCCATATGCTGCTGAAAGTGAGCCGGAAGTTCTTTCTGGTAATGAACGAACTCTGCACAGCAGGGCCCCAGTGAAGGGCTGACCACCGCGCGCATGCCACCAGGATTACAACCAAACTCTTTTTGCATGGCCTGCACTGTGGTGCCGATAATGTTCATCACACTTCCGCGCCAGCCGCTGTGTACCGCGCCAATCACCTTGTTTTCCGGATCATAGAGCAATAGTGCCTGACAATCCGCATGCTGGACCATGAGCCCCACATCCGGTTGATTGGTGATAAATGCATCATATCCATCCACTTCCAGATCTTCGGTGAGTGGCTCAGCAAGAGAATAGACTTCCTCTCCATGTACCTGCTTTCCTGAAAGCAGGTGACTCACGCCCATCCTCGCTTTCACCAGCCTGCGGTTTTCTGCGACAAGCTCTGGCGCATCTCCCACGGCAAGACCGATATTTAAAGAATCAAATGCTCCCTTGCTTACTCCGCCATGCCTGTTGAACAACCCATACCTGCAGCTATTGCCCTGTAATCCTGCAAATTGTTCTATATCAGGCAATCCGCACTTATCCTGTTCCATTGTTTTCCTTTTGTTATTGTGCCATTGTGGCATCGTAGGTGACGCACCATATAGCCTCAAAAGGGTATAACAAAGGAGAAAAGCGAGCAACAAAAAAGGGGAGCATCCATTGCTGGACACTCCCCAAGATTAAACAGATACGCTATGAAAGTGTATTAGAATTTTGCCTCGAAGGTCAGGTAGATCTGATCGGCACTTTCGACAGGGTCCATTTTCATTGCCTGAAGCATTGCCTGGTCTCCGGCATCGCCCAAATCGTATGCATACATATTCCAATCACCAGAGCCGGTATAATCGTACTCGTAATGCTGGTATCCCAATCTAACAAAGGTCTTGGCGTATTTAGAAATCGCCTCTCCGGTCGGCAGGTCGTAAATCATATATAATTCATAAACTTGCCCACGCGTAGCCAGCTTAGACTGGTAGATCTCATCATGCCCTGGAGACATAGCGACCCAATACTGGGAGCCCCAGTTAACTTCAGCTCCGACTTTCAGTCCAATCTCGTCAATGTCATAGCGCAAACCAGCATAAATAGAATAACCGTGCTCATTATCTGTATTTGGCGCTCCAGCCATTGGATCATTAAACATGCCATTGGAATTTGGCATGGTCTGGGAGTAGCCACCGGAAAGGAAGTAGTTGAGGTCGCCAACTTTATTCTGATATACCGCTGAGGTATGCCAGATATCACCAATATTCGCCCTCGGCCCCATCATACTTGCAAACATAGCATTATCTGCATCATCGGAAAACTGCGGATAATTGACCACATCAAACGCCATAAAGGACTGAAGATAAAGGAACCGATCATCCTTTTTCATGATATCCCAGCTCAATCCAGCAAAATCCATATCATCAATGCTGTCAGTGGAATCTACTTGTAACCCATCCTCAAAGCCACGACCATAGCAGAAGCGAATCTTGCTGGTACCCAGGGCTTCCGGCCCCCAGCTCCAGCCATAACCAAGCGCCAGACCATCAAACGGCCAGTTCATAAATGCCATCGGGGTGGCCAGTCGCTCATCCTCACCCAGGCGAACCTCTGAAGGAGGTCCATCCGTTGTTGGCCTGCGGCCAATGGAGAACCACATCGGCAAGCCACCAATATTATTCCAGTTTACAAAGGCTCGATCCACATAGAGACTACTGTCTCCGGTTGGCGTGCGGGTTACATTGCCATCGAATATCGGCCAGATAGCTCTAGAGTCGTCCTGAAAAGCTGACTGCATGCCCCAGGTCTTGTACATGGCAAGGCGACCTTTAAACTCAACGTTCTCAGTAGCTTTCACCCGCATATTCAAGCGGAACCGGTTGGTCCAGAGAGAATCATTGCTGAGACTTTTACCACTAACCGTATCCGCATTGTAGTAATCAACCCGAGACCTGAAATCCCCGTAAAATTTTATGCGCGAGGCAAGGTCCCAGCCTTCTGTTTTTTCGTCAATCTCGTCTAAAATATCTTCCTGTTCCGCGTTTACCGCCTGCTGGTCCGCAACGGCTGATTTCAACTCGATAAGCTGCCTGCTCAGCTCTTCAATCTTGCGCTCAAGATCAGATACGTCTGGTGCGCTGTTTGCGGATGCTGCCATCGGCAATGCGAGCATACTCGCAAGGGCTAGTGTGGAAAACCTTTTGATCATAACTCCTCCTCCTGAATAAAAACCGGCTCAATCTCCCCATGAAAAAGAACCAAGCACTTCTATCTCCCCTGCTGCTTCAACCCTGGAGCTCTCCTACTCCGTGGTCACTGCAACAGTATTACGTTATTTTATAATTTAGGATTTTAATTTAATATTTGATTTCTTTAACGCTGTCAACAGGATATATGACTCATCACAATCCTGAGCAGATAGCTCGAGCCACTATTACGCTGTAACACGTGCAATCATTGCTCACAGCGCCATCAGCCACCACAAATTTAAATTGAGAGTTTTTCTGGAAATAGCATTTTGAAACGTTTAGACTGAAGGCCTCAATGACCATCACAAGGACATAAAATGAAGATACCGGTAATTCTCACCGCCTCCAGCGCGGCTAAACAAGCACGCGCAACCTATCTGGCTCTCGAAAACCATATTCGAGGCGCTCTACCAGTCATTCACACCAACCAGTATGAGTTTCACTGGAGCTACAGCAGTCGGGTTGCTAACAGGGAAAGGGCAAAAGGCAGCACATCATCATTACCTGAAATCGGCGATGTGGTCAGACAGTTGATTGATATGGGGCATAAGCATGCCATTATGCAATCTCTACAACTCATCGTTGGGCATGAGTTTCATCAACTGCACCGAGAGTCGAGTCATACTGAACAACTCGCATGTCACCTCGGGAAACCTCTTCTGACTGCTCCTGATGATTTTTATGAGTTCATGAAAATTCTTGCAACCATTGCAAGTCCATACCCTGATCACGCTCTTTTACTCGTCGGCCATGGCACACGTCATGCTTCATGGCCCCTATATCTTGGCCTGGAGCAGGTCATGCAGCGCCATTTCGGCAAGCGGGCGTATGTTGGAGTTGTGGAACACTATCCGGATAGTACCGACATTGAACAGCGCATTACACTCAGTGGCCACAGCAAGGTCCTGGTCATTCCTTTCTTTATGGTCGCTGGTGTTCACTTTCATCGTGACGTCGCCGGAGAGGGTATGTCTTCCTGGAGGAGCAGGATACTGAGGGCAGGGCTTGAAGTTGAAATCGCCTGCGGGGATGGCCTTGGCGCACTACCTGATATCGGCCGGATCTTCGCCCGCCATATCACGGACGCATCAGCCGAGATAGCATAAATGCCAAAGGGAGTAGCCAGTAATGACTACTCCCCTGATATAATAACTGTAGCTGAAAGGATATTTAGAAATACGCCTCAAAAGTCAGATAAATCTGATCAGCACTTTCCACAGGATCTTGCCCAAAGGCCTGCAGCATTGCCAGATCTCCCGCATCATCCAGGTCAAATGGGTAGAGATTCCAGTCCCCCGAGCCCGAATAATCGTATTCATAGTGCTGGTAGCCCAGCCGCATGAACGTCTTGGCATATTTTGAAAGTGCTTCTCCCGTGGGCAGATCATAAATCAGATATACTTCGTACACCTGGCCACGGGTCGCCAGTTTGGACTGATAGATCTCGTCATGACCAGGAGACATGGCAAGCCAGTACTGGGAGCCCCAGTTAAATTCCCCGCCCAGTTTCAAGCCGATGTCATCCCAATCATAGCGCACACCCGCATAGATGGAATAGCCATCCTCGTTATCGGTGCTTGGTGTCCCGTCGAAAAAGAACATACCCTCGGAATCTGGTATGGTCTGGGAATAGCCACCTGCGATGAAATAATTGAGGTCACTGACTTTATTCTGGTAAACAGCCGCAGAATGCCAGATATTTCCCAGATTTTTGCGAGCTCCAAACCCGCCCGGAAAATTTGGATCAGTTTGGTCCATAATGGGATCCTGCTGGGCTCCGAACTCTATGAATTCAGACTGGAAATTTGGATAATTAATGACGTCAAAACCCATATATGACTGAATATAGGCAAAGCGATCACCCTTTTTCATGATATCCCAGGCAAGACCTGCAAAATCCATGTCATGAACGCTGTCGGCGGAATCGGCCTGCAGGCCATCCTCAAAGCCACGGCCATAACAGAAACGCACCTTGCTGGTGCCCATCTGTTCAGCCCCCCAACTCCAGCCATAACCGAGCACCAGACCATCAAAAGGCCAGTCCATGAAGGCCATCGGCGTTCCCTGTCGCTCATCGAGACCGAGACGAATCTCTGCCGGCGGCCCATCTGTGGTTGGTCTGCGACCTATGGAAAACCACATGGGCAGTCCCGCAATGTTGTTCCAATTAAGGAAGGCACGATCCACATAGAGCGAGCTGTCTTCCGCCGGGGTGCGAGTCACATTCCCATCAAATACCGGCCACATTGCACCTGAATCATCAGTGAATGCAGACTGCATGCCCCAGGCCTTGTACATTGCCAGACGTCCTTTGAATTCGACATTTTCCGTGGCCTTTACCCGCATATTCAGACGAAATCGATTTGTCCAGAGAGTATCGTTCTCAAGATTTCTGCCAAATACCGTATCCGCGTTGTAATAATCAAGACGTGACCTGAAATCACCATAGAATTTGAATCGTGCGGCCAGATCCCAACCCTCTGTTTTTTCGTCGATTTCGTCCAGGAATTCTTCCTGATCCTCGTTTAATGCCCTCTGCTCGTCCACCGCTGCTCTAAGCTCAGCCAATTGCCTGCTCAATTCCTCAATTTTCAGCTCAAGCTCAGACACCCCTGGTCCACCGCTGTCACCATTTGCTGCTGCCGTAATCGGCAATGCCAGCATACTTGCAAGGACAAATGTAGAAAACCTTTTGATCATAGTCTTCCCCTCCTTCACAACAACTGGTTCCGGCCCCTAACATATACGACGCGTTGCCTTTTTCTCCTCTTTACCTCCCCCTAAAGCGCGAATTCATTTGATTGCCAGGCATTAATTGTAGCAATTATAGCATCGATCTGGATAAATTATAGAGATTAAATGCAAAAACCTCCCGAACTGTGCTTTTTAAAATCGAATCCCCCAAAAAAAATGGGGCCACTCCTTTCGGAGTGGCCCCAAACAGCAAGAAGGTTGGGTTTTGCTGGTGGAACTAGATTGCTTCTTTACCGCTTTCGCCGGTACGAATCCGCACAACATTCTCGACCGGTAGAACAAAGATTTTACCATCGCCAATTTTTCCGGAGTTGGCAGCCCCTCGAATAGCTTCAACAACTTTGCCTGCTATTTCGCTATCCACAACAAGTTCGATCTTAGTCTTCGGATTGAACTCCACGTTATACTCTGCACCGCGATAGACTTCCTTATGGCCTTTCTGACGTCCGTATCCTTTCACATCTGATACCGTCATTCCTGCAATGCCGAGGTCGGTGAGAGCCTCCTTTACGCTTTCGAGCTTGAACGGCTTGATGATTGCCTCGATTTTCTTCATTATCTCAATCTCCTAATATCAATCCTTGGTGAACTCCGGATATGCATCAAGACCACACTCGCTGATGTCACAACCTTCAAGTTCCTCTTCTTCAGTTACACGGATACCCATGAGAGCTTTCAGTGCCAGCCATACTACGAAACTTGTACCGAATACCCAGGCGAAGATCACTACGATACCGGTGAGCTGTGCTACGAGAGACCCTTCCGGATTGGTAAAAGCTACGGCGATCAGACCCCAGATACCGACAACACCATGCACTGAGATTGCACCAACCGGATCATCAACCTTTGCTTTATCTATGAAGACGATGGCTGCCACGACGATGAGACCACCAATTGCACCTACGATTGTTGCCAACAAAGGACTTGGGGTGAGAGGTTCAGCGGTAATCGCCACCAGGCCGGCAAGAGCACCGTTTAAGGCCATGGTCAGATCAGCTTTACCGAACCACGCTCTGGAGAAGAGCAGCGCTGCCACAAGACCACCAGCCGCGGCGGTGTTGGTGTTGACAAAAATCATGGATACGGCGTTCGCTTCTTCAATGTTACTGATCTTCAGCTCGGAACCGCCGTTAAAACCGAACCAGCCGAGCCAGAGGATAAAGGTACCGAGAGTAGCCAATGGCAGGTTAGCACCTGGGATAGCGTTGATTCTACCACTTACATATTTGCCTTTACGTGCGCCGAGCAGAAGTACACCGGCGAGAGCTGCAGAGGCACCACAGAGATGAACAACACCGGAACCTGCGAAATCGAGGAAACCGAGAGCGTCGAGGAAACCACCGCCCCACTTCCAATACCCCTGTACCGGGTAAATGAAACCGGTCATAACTACAGCAAAAGCCAGGAATGCCCACAGTTTCATGCGCTCAGCAACAGCTCCGGAAACGATAGACATAGCGGTCGCAACGAACACCACCTGGAAGAAGAAATCAGACATAGCGGAATAGTAGGTATCTCCACCACTTGCCAGCACATCAGCTACGGAGTTATCAGCACCGAGGAAAAAACCGAACCCTGGGATAATGCCGCTGCCGTCGCCGTACATGATGTTGTAACCGACGATCATATACATAATACAGGCGATAGAGTACAGTGCGACGTTCTTGGTAAGAATCTCAACGGTATTTTTGCTGCGTACCAGACCAGCCTCAAGCATGGCAAAACCGGCCGCCATCCACATTACCAGAGCACCCGACATCAGAAAGTAGAAAGTATCCAATGCATATGCAAGGTTGATCAGGGTGTCACCTACGCTGGCAACCTCTTCAGCACAAGCCGGCCCGGCTATGGCCAGGGAAGCGAGCAAAGCTGCTCCACCCCAGTACGTTCTGTTCTTCATCTTCAATCTCATTTTCACGACAATCCCTCCTTGTGGTTATAGCCTGCCCTTTCCCTCTTCTGAAACAGCAGATAAATTGGACAACAACAAATTTGTCTTTCTTATTACAAACACTGTGCCAGACCTGTTTTTTTCTTCACATCCCGCTAATCCAGGCACATACAGCCAATATTGCCCGAAATGCACGGCACCTCGGCACAAACAAGGATTACATTTAAGTAAGAATCAAACATCAATCATGCCACTTTTGTAATACTTTTCTTTTCCGTTTCTACAGGTAACTACCAGCCGACCTGTCGGACAACAGCCCAATCCCACGAAAAAAAAGCACCATTCACGATAGGCGTGAATGGTGCTTTTCAAGATACTGACCAGATCAGATGATACAGATTACATAGTTGTAAATAGCTCCAACAAGGGTACGGCGTATATCACCATCAGCGATACGCGTCCAAACGTGACAGTCCATATTTCTTGATCCGGTATCCTATCTGCCGCTGGGTGAGCCCAAGCTCCCTGGCTGCACGAACCTGTACCCAGCCATGTCGCCTCAATGCTGCCTCCACCTCTTCTTTCTCCAGCTGCTGTAATGATTTTCGCCCTCGGATAATAAGGGGGGCTTCCGCCACCGGTGGTGCTATAGCTGCCTCATCATGAACCAGCATTGCCCCACCCGCAGCACTGCTCCTCCTGACAAGCACATTTGGCGGAAGATCACCCAGGGTTAACCGGTCTCCTTCAGCCAGGATGATCATACGCTCAACCATATTCTGCATTTCACGGACGTTGCCAGGCCATGGATAATCAATGAGAAAGTCGAGCAATTCCGAGGTCAGCATCAGCTTCTTGCCATTACGCTGGTTGCTCATACTGAGGAAATGGTTGAGCAGTAAGGGAATATCCTCCATCCGCTCCCTGACAGGCGGTAACTGAATCGGCACCACATTCAATCTGTAGTAAAGATCAGCCCTGAAATTCCCTTCCTCTACAGCCTGCTCTAAGCCGACATTGGTGGCGGCAATAATTCGAACATCCACGTCATATGTTTTACTGCCACCAATCCGCTCGAACTGCTTTTCCTGCAGGACTCTCAACATCTTCGCCTGCAATGCCAACGGCATCTCGCCGATTTCATCAAGAAATATCGTGCCTTTATTCGCCAACTCGAAACGCCCGGGCCGAGTCGCGTGAGCACCTGTAAATGCACCTTTCTCATGGCCGAACAACTCACTTTCCAACAAAGTTTCCGGCAACGCAGCGCAATTCACTTTAATAAAGGCCTTGTCTTTTCGACCTCCCGATTCGTGCACTGCTTTCGCCACCAGCTCCTTGCCTGTTCCAGACTCACCGAGCAACAGCACAGTAGCTGAGCTTGGGGCTATTTTTTCTATAATGGAATACACTTCCTGCATGGGCTTGGAGTGCCCTATTATATAATGACCATCATGACGACTATGCAACTTTGCCTTCAGCGAGCGATTTTCCTCCTGCAGCTTGGCCTCTTTACGCTCTATTTCTTCATGCAGGGTTATGAACTGGGCCATCAGTGTAGCCAGCACAGTTAGAAACCTGACATCCTCGTCAAAGGAGACATCGCTGCCAAAAAGACGGTCAACACTCAACACTCCAACGGTCTTTTCCTGCATCAATACAGGAACCCCCAAAAAAGACAACCGCTCCTTACTAAATGCGGGACGCGAACCCGTTCTGTTGAGAAAGAGCGGCTCACTATGAATATCCGGAACGACAAAAGGCGCCTTGGTCTGGAAAATTTTCCCATAGACACCTTCATCAGGCCTGTACACGCCCCTCTGCTTTTCCTGTGTGGTCAAACCACAGCTCACCTTGATCATCAACCTGCCGGTCATCTTGTCGAGCAGCAGCAGGGTCGCCCGTTCCATTTGCATGGTATCGTTCAACACCTTCAATACACTGGCAAGAGTTGTCTCCAGGTCAACAGCCTTGCCGATAAGTTTTGTTATTCTATGTAATGCGAGCAGTTCTATGCCCTGAGTTGACTCCCCTCTTTTCGCGAAGCCGGATTTTGCGTAGTCCATCATCGCTCTCCTTAGCTGCATGAGGATTGCATTGATACCCATTACAATCCTTTCCATTTTTCATCTGTTAATCCTCAAAATTCCTGACTTTCAGATTACACAGCAAGTATTGCACCAAATTGGCACATTTTTGCTTTTTTGTCATTTTGTCACATACTTTCGGACACATAAGCGGAAACAGTTCTAACTATCATCTGCTAACATCAACCATTACTCTCACTTTCCTGTGACGAACCTGTACATTTTCGTAAAACTATTCTAAATTTTTTTCGCCAATTTCCTTACATGCCACATCGTCGTATGTACCGATCTGACATTCCTGTAGCATTCGGCACAAAACAGAAATCACCGCCATCCCACCCACCACACCACCCAAGGCCACACCAACAGCGCTCAACAGCACGATTTAATTACATTTAAACTTTTGAGCACGTGTCTGGCACACCATTTGCGATAACAGGTTGCAACAGATACACACTGCAACAGGCCGACAGCTTTCAATTGTGTCGGAACACGCAAACCCAAAAACCCAGGTACTTAAACAGGTACCTCAGCTCGAAAGGAGATCACCATGCGCAAAGTGGCAATCTACGGAAAAGGCGGAATCGGAAAATCAACCACAACCCAGAACACAGTTGCCGGCCTCGGAGAAATGGGCCGCAAAGTCATGGTCGTCGGCTGTGACCCTAAGGCAGACTCTACCCGTTTACTTCTCGGCGGCCTGGCCCAGAAATCCGTTCTCGACACCTTGCGCGAAGAAGGCGAGGACGTTGAACTGGATGATATCAGAAAAGCCAGTTTTGGTGGCTCATGGTCAGTCGAATCCGGCGGACCGGAGCCAGGCGTTGGTTGTGCAGGGCGAGGTATCATTACCTCCATCAACATGCTTGAGTCCCTGGGTGCCTACGATGAGAAGGAAGGACTTGACTACGCGTTCTACGATGTACTTGGCGACGTTGTCTGTGGTGGTTTTGCAATGCCTATCCGAGACGGTAAGGCTGAAGAGATCTACATCGTCTGCTCCGGTGAGATGATGGCCATGTATGCCGCCAACAATATCTGCAAAGGTATCGTCAAGTATGCTCAGTCTGGCGGTGTTCGCCTGGGTGGCCTGATCTGCAACTCAAGAAACGTCGACAATGAAAAAGAGATGATCGAAGAGCTCGCAAAAAAGCTCGGCACCCAGATGATTTATTTCGTGCCACGTGACAACGATGTACAGCGCGCTGAGATCAACAGAAAGACCGTCATCGAGTGGAACCCAGAAGCCAAACAGGCCGACGAATACCGCGGACTGGCCGAGGCTATCGATACAAACGATATGTTCGTTATCCCTACACCGCTTGAAATCGAAGAGCTTGAGCAGCTGCTCCTGGACTTTGGCTTACTGGAAGCGTAACCGAATTTTATTTTATGCAATTAGTGCTGAACGAATCTCCACATTCCCTGATTCATTCAGCGCACAGCACAGACTTGAAGGAGAAATATACCATGATGATCATGATTCGGGCCATCGTTCGACCGGAAAAAGCTGACGACGTACTTGCCGCATTAATGGATGCCGGTTTCCCCGCAGTTACCAAGTATTCCGTTGCCGGGCGCGGTAAGCAGCGAGGCATCAAGATCGGTGAAGTCACCTATGACGAGATCCCCAAAACCATGCTGGTGAGTGTTGTTAAAGCGCAGGACAAGGACTTCATCATCAGCACCATTATGAGCGCTGCCCGTTCCGGCACCAAGGGTGCTTTTGGAGACGGCAAGATCTTCGTGACCGATGTTGAAGATGTATACACCATCAGCTCCGGCATAAAAGAGCCTACAGAGGAGGTGACCGCATGAAAGAGGTAATCGCGGTTGTTCGTATGAATATGATGAACCGCACCAAGGCAGCTCTCTCTGATGCTGGTATAGCAGCATATTTTGCCCACGAAGCCCAGGGACGCGGCATGGGTTTCATCAACCCGAAACTGCTTGAAGGCGTAGAGCAAGGATATGAAGAGGCCGCAGCACTGCTTGGTGAGAAAGGCAAGCTTTACCCGAAACGCATGGTAACAGCGGTAATTGAGGATGATCAGGTGGACGAGGTGGTTGAAGCCATCATCAAAGTCAATCAGACCGGTAAACCCGGCGATGGCAAGATCTTCGTCCTGCC of the Desulfosediminicola ganghwensis genome contains:
- a CDS encoding P-II family nitrogen regulator gives rise to the protein MKKIEAIIKPFKLESVKEALTDLGIAGMTVSDVKGYGRQKGHKEVYRGAEYNVEFNPKTKIELVVDSEIAGKVVEAIRGAANSGKIGDGKIFVLPVENVVRIRTGESGKEAI
- a CDS encoding DUF3373 family protein; amino-acid sequence: MIKRFSTLALASMLALPMAASANSAPDVSDLERKIEELSRQLIELKSAVADQQAVNAEQEDILDEIDEKTEGWDLASRIKFYGDFRSRVDYYNADTVSGKSLSNDSLWTNRFRLNMRVKATENVEFKGRLAMYKTWGMQSAFQDDSRAIWPIFDGNVTRTPTGDSSLYVDRAFVNWNNIGGLPMWFSIGRRPTTDGPPSEVRLGEDERLATPMAFMNWPFDGLALGYGWSWGPEALGTSKIRFCYGRGFEDGLQVDSTDSIDDMDFAGLSWDIMKKDDRFLYLQSFMAFDVVNYPQFSDDADNAMFASMMGPRANIGDIWHTSAVYQNKVGDLNYFLSGGYSQTMPNSNGMFNDPMAGAPNTDNEHGYSIYAGLRYDIDEIGLKVGAEVNWGSQYWVAMSPGHDEIYQSKLATRGQVYELYMIYDLPTGEAISKYAKTFVRLGYQHYEYDYTGSGDWNMYAYDLGDAGDQAMLQAMKMDPVESADQIYLTFEAKF
- a CDS encoding response regulator transcription factor; protein product: MRILLIEDDKTISGFIEKGLREAGFAVDACYNGTDGLSMGLEGIHDAAVVDIMLPEMDGLQVIEGLRKHGVNTPVLILSARQSVDDRIQGLQRGGDDYMIKPFSFSELLVRIQVLIRRDKKNAQPTMLTAGELEMDLLRHEVTRAGEKIELPAKEYALLELMMRNSGAVISKTTILERVYDYNFDPQTNVVDVLVCRLRNKVDKDFDKKMIQTVRGMGYVLRAD
- a CDS encoding DUF3373 family protein, with protein sequence MIKRFSTFVLASMLALPITAAANGDSGGPGVSELELKIEELSRQLAELRAAVDEQRALNEDQEEFLDEIDEKTEGWDLAARFKFYGDFRSRLDYYNADTVFGRNLENDTLWTNRFRLNMRVKATENVEFKGRLAMYKAWGMQSAFTDDSGAMWPVFDGNVTRTPAEDSSLYVDRAFLNWNNIAGLPMWFSIGRRPTTDGPPAEIRLGLDERQGTPMAFMDWPFDGLVLGYGWSWGAEQMGTSKVRFCYGRGFEDGLQADSADSVHDMDFAGLAWDIMKKGDRFAYIQSYMGFDVINYPNFQSEFIEFGAQQDPIMDQTDPNFPGGFGARKNLGNIWHSAAVYQNKVSDLNYFIAGGYSQTIPDSEGMFFFDGTPSTDNEDGYSIYAGVRYDWDDIGLKLGGEFNWGSQYWLAMSPGHDEIYQSKLATRGQVYEVYLIYDLPTGEALSKYAKTFMRLGYQHYEYDYSGSGDWNLYPFDLDDAGDLAMLQAFGQDPVESADQIYLTFEAYF
- a CDS encoding sirohydrochlorin cobaltochelatase — protein: MKIPVILTASSAAKQARATYLALENHIRGALPVIHTNQYEFHWSYSSRVANRERAKGSTSSLPEIGDVVRQLIDMGHKHAIMQSLQLIVGHEFHQLHRESSHTEQLACHLGKPLLTAPDDFYEFMKILATIASPYPDHALLLVGHGTRHASWPLYLGLEQVMQRHFGKRAYVGVVEHYPDSTDIEQRITLSGHSKVLVIPFFMVAGVHFHRDVAGEGMSSWRSRILRAGLEVEIACGDGLGALPDIGRIFARHITDASAEIA
- the nifA gene encoding nif-specific transcriptional activator NifA, whose protein sequence is MDYAKSGFAKRGESTQGIELLALHRITKLIGKAVDLETTLASVLKVLNDTMQMERATLLLLDKMTGRLMIKVSCGLTTQEKQRGVYRPDEGVYGKIFQTKAPFVVPDIHSEPLFLNRTGSRPAFSKERLSFLGVPVLMQEKTVGVLSVDRLFGSDVSFDEDVRFLTVLATLMAQFITLHEEIERKEAKLQEENRSLKAKLHSRHDGHYIIGHSKPMQEVYSIIEKIAPSSATVLLLGESGTGKELVAKAVHESGGRKDKAFIKVNCAALPETLLESELFGHEKGAFTGAHATRPGRFELANKGTIFLDEIGEMPLALQAKMLRVLQEKQFERIGGSKTYDVDVRIIAATNVGLEQAVEEGNFRADLYYRLNVVPIQLPPVRERMEDIPLLLNHFLSMSNQRNGKKLMLTSELLDFLIDYPWPGNVREMQNMVERMIILAEGDRLTLGDLPPNVLVRRSSAAGGAMLVHDEAAIAPPVAEAPLIIRGRKSLQQLEKEEVEAALRRHGWVQVRAARELGLTQRQIGYRIKKYGLSRLDAYR
- the nifH gene encoding nitrogenase iron protein, whose product is MRKVAIYGKGGIGKSTTTQNTVAGLGEMGRKVMVVGCDPKADSTRLLLGGLAQKSVLDTLREEGEDVELDDIRKASFGGSWSVESGGPEPGVGCAGRGIITSINMLESLGAYDEKEGLDYAFYDVLGDVVCGGFAMPIRDGKAEEIYIVCSGEMMAMYAANNICKGIVKYAQSGGVRLGGLICNSRNVDNEKEMIEELAKKLGTQMIYFVPRDNDVQRAEINRKTVIEWNPEAKQADEYRGLAEAIDTNDMFVIPTPLEIEELEQLLLDFGLLEA
- the pgeF gene encoding peptidoglycan editing factor PgeF, with translation MEQDKCGLPDIEQFAGLQGNSCRYGLFNRHGGVSKGAFDSLNIGLAVGDAPELVAENRRLVKARMGVSHLLSGKQVHGEEVYSLAEPLTEDLEVDGYDAFITNQPDVGLMVQHADCQALLLYDPENKVIGAVHSGWRGSVMNIIGTTVQAMQKEFGCNPGGMRAVVSPSLGPCCAEFVHYQKELPAHFQQHMDDRLRFDFWQISRDQLLEQGLADSAIILPGRCTSCSEDYFSYRRACRESNGITGRNCSVIAL
- a CDS encoding ammonium transporter, which produces MKNRTYWGGAALLASLAIAGPACAEEVASVGDTLINLAYALDTFYFLMSGALVMWMAAGFAMLEAGLVRSKNTVEILTKNVALYSIACIMYMIVGYNIMYGDGSGIIPGFGFFLGADNSVADVLASGGDTYYSAMSDFFFQVVFVATAMSIVSGAVAERMKLWAFLAFAVVMTGFIYPVQGYWKWGGGFLDALGFLDFAGSGVVHLCGASAALAGVLLLGARKGKYVSGRINAIPGANLPLATLGTFILWLGWFGFNGGSELKISNIEEANAVSMIFVNTNTAAAGGLVAALLFSRAWFGKADLTMALNGALAGLVAITAEPLTPSPLLATIVGAIGGLIVVAAIVFIDKAKVDDPVGAISVHGVVGIWGLIAVAFTNPEGSLVAQLTGIVVIFAWVFGTSFVVWLALKALMGIRVTEEEELEGCDISECGLDAYPEFTKD